From a region of the Triticum aestivum cultivar Chinese Spring chromosome 7D, IWGSC CS RefSeq v2.1, whole genome shotgun sequence genome:
- the LOC123164939 gene encoding pentatricopeptide repeat-containing protein 10, chloroplastic: MEATGRGVFPNKPTLPSGPKKRAPPSQQTLLPAAPPPQAPSSLPLDSFLLHLTAAPAPAPAPVPRRSHQQPPHHQHHHPTPTPASSFLSPAAQALVLELSATPLPALPAFLAARRDDLLRAADLPSLLKALELSGHWEWALALLRWARSEGAAEGAAPLEMVVRALGREGRHDAVCALLDEMPLPPGARLDVRAYTTVLHALSREGRYERALRLFDELRREGVAPTRVTYNVVLDVYGRMGRSWPRVVALLDEMRAAGVEPDGFTASTVIAAAGRDGLVDEAVAFFEDLKARGHAPCVVTYNALLQVFGKAGNYTEALRVIKEMEDAGCKPDAVTYNELAGSYARAGFYQEAAKCLDTMIGKGLLPNTFTYNTIMTAYGNAGKVDEALALFDRMKKNGFVPYTNTYNLVLGMLGKKSRFAAMLEMLGEMSRSGCTPNRVTWNTLLAVCGKRGMESYVTRVLEGMKSCRVELCRDTYNTLICAYGRCGSRANAFKMYDEMTAAGFAPCLTTYNALLNVLSRQGDWTAARSIVSKMKSEGFKPNDMSYSLLLQCHAKGGNAAGIEAIEKEVYQGTIFPSWVILRTLVIANFKCRRLDGIERAFQEVKARGHKPDLVILNSMLSIYAKNGMYSKAMEMYESIEQSGLSPDLITYNSLMDMYAKSNEPWEAEKILKRLRSSQSQQQQQLKPDVVSYNTVINGFCKEGLIKEAQRVLSEMIADGVAPCVITYHTLVGGYASREMFAEAREVVGYMIQRKLRPMELTYKRVVDSYCRAKRYEEAREFLAVVEETDPKSDQKLLGALAARVESAQFGEMRR, from the coding sequence ATGGAGGCCACCGGCCGCGGGGTGTTCCCGAACAAGCCCACCCTCCCGTCCGGCCCCAAGAAGCGGGCGCCCCCGTCCCAGCAGACGCTGCTcccggccgccccgccgccgcaggccCCCTCCTCGCTCCCGCTCGACTCCTTCctcctccacctcaccgccgcgcCGGCCCCGGCCCCGGCCCCCGTCCCGCGCCGGAGCCACCAGCAGCCGCCgcaccaccaacaccaccaccccaCCCCGACCCCGGCGAGCTCCTTCCTCTCCCCGGCCGCGCAGGCGCTGGTGCTCGAGCTCTCCGCCACGCCGCTCCCGGCCCTCCCGGccttcctcgccgcccgccgcgACGACCTCCTGCGGGCCGCCGACCTGCCGTCCCTCCTCAAGGCGCTCGAGCTCTCCGGCCACTGGGAGTGGGCGCTGGCGCTCCTCCGCTGGGCGCGCTCCGAGGGGGCCGCCGAGGGCGCCGCGCCGCTCGAGATGGTCGTGCGGGCCCTCGGCCGCGAGGGCCGCCACGACGCCGTCTGCgcgctgctcgacgaaatgccgctGCCGCCCGGCGCCCGGCTCGACGTCCGCGCCTACACCACCGTGCTCCACGCGCTCTCCCGCGAGGGCCGCTACGAGCGCGCGCTCCGGCTCTTCGACGAGCTCCGGCGCGAGGGCGTGGCGCCCACGCGCGTCACCTACAACGTCGTGCTCGACGTCTACGGCCGCATGGGCCGCTCCTGGCCGCGCGTCGTCGCGCTGCTGGACGAGATGAGGGCCGCGGGGGTGGAGCCCGACGGGTTCACCGCCAGCACCGTCATCGCCGCCGCGGGCCGGGATGGCCTCGTCGACGAGGCCGTCGCCTTCTTCGAGGACCTCAAGGCCCGCGGCCACGCCCCGTGCGTCGTCACCTACAATGCCCTCCTGCAGGTGTTTGGCAAGGCCGGGAACTACACGGAGGCTCTGCGGGTGATCAAGGAGATGGAGGACGCTGGCTGCAAGCCTGATGCCGTCACATACAATGAGCTCGCTGGGTCGTATGCCAGGGCTGGGTTCTACCAGGAGGCCGCCAAATGCCTCGACACGATGATTGGCAAGGGGTTGCTGCCCAACACATTCACCTACAACACCATCATGACGGCGTACGGGAACGCCGGGAAGGTGGACGAGGCGCTCGCCCTGTTCGACCGGATGAAGAAGAATGGGTTTGTCCCATACACGAACACCTACAATCTTGTCCTCGGCATGCTGGGGAAGAAATCAAGGTTCGCGGCGATGCTAGAGATGCTTGGGGAGATGTCGAGGAGCGGATGCACGCCGAACCGGGTGACATGGAACACGCTGCTGGCGGTCTGCGGGAAGCGAGGCATGGAGAGCTATGTCACTCGGGTGCTTGAGGGGATGAAGTCCTGCAGGGTTGAGCTGTGCCGAGACACCTACAACACATTGATATGTGCTTATGGCCGGTGTGGTTCAAGGGCTAACGCATTCAAGATGTATGATGAAATGACCGCCGCCGGCTTCGCCCCTTGCCTCACCACATACAATGCGTTGCTGAACGTGCTGTCTCGCCAAGGGGATTGGACCGCTGCGCGTTCCATCGTAAGCAAGATGAAGAGCGAGGGTTTCAAGCCAAACGACATGTCATACTCGCTGCTGCTCCAGTGCCACGCAAAGGGGGGAAATGCCGCGGGCATAGAGGCCATCGAGAAGGAAGTCTATCAAGGTACCATCTTCCCGAGCTGGGTCATTCTGAGAACCCTCGTGATCGCCAACTTCAAGTGCCGGCGGCTGGATGGGATCGAGAGGGCGTTCCAGGAGGTGAAGGCCCGGGGTCACAAACCTGACCTCGTCATCCTCAACTCCATGCTGTCAATATATGCGAAGAATGGGATGTACAGCAAGGCAATGGAGATGTACGAGTCGATCGAGCAGTCCGGGCTGAGCCCGGACCTGATCACCTACAACAGCCTGATGGACATGTACGCCAAGAGCAACGAGCCCTGGGAGGCGGAGAAGATCCTGAAGCGGCTCAGGAGCTCCCAgtcccagcagcagcagcagctcaaacCCGACGTGGTGTCGTACAACACGGTCATCAACGGGTTCTGCAAGGAGGGGCTGATCAAGGAGGCCCAGAGGGTGCTGTCGGAGATGATCGCCGACGGCGTGGCCCCCTGCGTGATCACCTACCACACGCTGGTCGGAGGGTACGCGAGCCGGGAGATGTTTGCCGAGGCGAGGGAGGTGGTCGGGTACATGATCCAGCGCAAGCTGAGGCCCATGGAGCTGACCTACAAGCGGGTGGTGGACAGCTACTGCAGGGCCAAGCGGTACGAGGAGGCCCGCGAGTTCCTCGCCGTGGTCGAGGAGACCGACCCGAAATCCGACCAGAAGCTGCTCGGCGCGCTCGCCGCCCGCGTGGAGAGCGCCCAGTTCGGGGAGATGAGACGGTGA
- the LOC123164940 gene encoding uncharacterized protein isoform X2: protein MCLPGDFLYSTDFDDSVRVPSKNNQLNQSEETDLKDYTQGSLAIVSEIEPKDAIMQLLMQETYSRSECSTLIKIIQERVVDPDSGGIADGEIALPISWKADNQPTLGYSSFSPNVSLPSTSNFRIHGHGFDNSAAADTVPILTPASRSLFNDKADNIQPAFKRRYSVVRDIPEDLRRVRTKADGNPIHITKFKQVDVVRNRPEEGNKLLSDVPLLGANNLAHSNIVSKVERANEKLDVPSKPPAVPNKDLKNGFPLKLEPLDGLIPFEQKMMDLSHQKHKDAAYDDSGSVSKLMFMGDIEATPSLQLQNGSKNRRRKQSNSPRTTPRATDSPAMGTRRRLGDATVKGEIKLEQTTPIAMDKQDPDYVPERRPAGRPKKAK from the exons ATGTGCCTACCTGGCGATTTCTTGTATTCCACAGATTTTGATGATTCTGTGCGTGTCCCGTCGAAAAACAATCAGTTAAACCAG AGTGAGGAGACTGACCTGAAAGACTATACGCAGGGATCCCTAGCAATTGTCTCAGAAATTGAGCCGAAAGATGCCATAATGCAGTTGCTTATGCAGGAAACCTACTCAAG GTCTGAGTGCAGTACACTAATAAAGATAATTCAAGAGCGGGTTGTGGATCCAGATTCAGGTGGAATTGCTGATGGTGAGATTGCTCTTCCGATCAGTTGGAAGGCTGACAACCAACCAACCCTTGGATATTCTTCATTTAGTCCAAATGTGTCCTTGCCTTCAACATCAAACTTTCGAATCCATGGCCATGGTTTTGATAATAGTGCTGCTGCCGACACAGTTCCAATATTAACTCCTGCCAGTCGTAGCCTTTTCAACGATAAAGCTGACAATATTCAGCCT GCTTTCAAACGAAGGTACTCTGTTGTGCGGGATATCCCCGAGGACCTTCGAAGAGTCAGGACAAAGGCTGATGGAAATCCGATACACATCACAAAATTTAAGCAAGTTGATGTTGTTAGAAATCGTCCAG AAGAAGGCAATAAACTGTTATCAGATGTTCCCCTTCTTGGGGCAAACAACTTAGCACATTCTAACATTGTCTCGAAAGTTGAAAGAGCTAATGAAAAATTGGATGTCCCTAGCAAACCTCCGGCAGTGCCAAATAAG GATCTGAAGAACGGGTTTCCTTTGAAGTTGGAGCCTTTAGATGGTCTTATTCCCTTTGAGCAGAAGATGATGGACTTGTCACACCAAAAGCATAAGG ATGCTGCATATGATGACTCGGGTTCTGTTTCAAAATTAATGTTCATGGGGGATATTGAGGCCACACCTAG CTTGCAGCTACAAAACGGCTCCAAGAACCGCAGGAGAAAGCAATCCAACTCTCCGAGGACAACCCCGAGGGCCACAGATTCGCCCGCCATGGGCACACGCCGCAGACTCGGCGACGCCACGGTCAAGGGAGAGATCAAGCTAGAGCAAACGACGCCGATAGCGATGGACAAGCAAGATCCAGACTATGTCCCAGAGAGGAGGCCTGCCGGGAGGCCGAAGAAGGCCAAGTAA
- the LOC123164940 gene encoding uncharacterized protein isoform X1: MCLPGDFLYSTDFDDSVRVPSKNNQLNQSEETDLKDYTQGSLAIVSEIEPKDAIMQLLMQETYSRSECSTLIKIIQERVVDPDSGGIADGEIALPISWKADNQPTLGYSSFSPNVSLPSTSNFRIHGHGFDNSAAADTVPILTPASRSLFNDKADNIQPAFKRRYSVVRDIPEDLRRVRTKADGNPIHITKFKQVDVVRNRPVFSEEGNKLLSDVPLLGANNLAHSNIVSKVERANEKLDVPSKPPAVPNKDLKNGFPLKLEPLDGLIPFEQKMMDLSHQKHKDAAYDDSGSVSKLMFMGDIEATPSLQLQNGSKNRRRKQSNSPRTTPRATDSPAMGTRRRLGDATVKGEIKLEQTTPIAMDKQDPDYVPERRPAGRPKKAK, encoded by the exons ATGTGCCTACCTGGCGATTTCTTGTATTCCACAGATTTTGATGATTCTGTGCGTGTCCCGTCGAAAAACAATCAGTTAAACCAG AGTGAGGAGACTGACCTGAAAGACTATACGCAGGGATCCCTAGCAATTGTCTCAGAAATTGAGCCGAAAGATGCCATAATGCAGTTGCTTATGCAGGAAACCTACTCAAG GTCTGAGTGCAGTACACTAATAAAGATAATTCAAGAGCGGGTTGTGGATCCAGATTCAGGTGGAATTGCTGATGGTGAGATTGCTCTTCCGATCAGTTGGAAGGCTGACAACCAACCAACCCTTGGATATTCTTCATTTAGTCCAAATGTGTCCTTGCCTTCAACATCAAACTTTCGAATCCATGGCCATGGTTTTGATAATAGTGCTGCTGCCGACACAGTTCCAATATTAACTCCTGCCAGTCGTAGCCTTTTCAACGATAAAGCTGACAATATTCAGCCT GCTTTCAAACGAAGGTACTCTGTTGTGCGGGATATCCCCGAGGACCTTCGAAGAGTCAGGACAAAGGCTGATGGAAATCCGATACACATCACAAAATTTAAGCAAGTTGATGTTGTTAGAAATCGTCCAG TTTTTTCAGAAGAAGGCAATAAACTGTTATCAGATGTTCCCCTTCTTGGGGCAAACAACTTAGCACATTCTAACATTGTCTCGAAAGTTGAAAGAGCTAATGAAAAATTGGATGTCCCTAGCAAACCTCCGGCAGTGCCAAATAAG GATCTGAAGAACGGGTTTCCTTTGAAGTTGGAGCCTTTAGATGGTCTTATTCCCTTTGAGCAGAAGATGATGGACTTGTCACACCAAAAGCATAAGG ATGCTGCATATGATGACTCGGGTTCTGTTTCAAAATTAATGTTCATGGGGGATATTGAGGCCACACCTAG CTTGCAGCTACAAAACGGCTCCAAGAACCGCAGGAGAAAGCAATCCAACTCTCCGAGGACAACCCCGAGGGCCACAGATTCGCCCGCCATGGGCACACGCCGCAGACTCGGCGACGCCACGGTCAAGGGAGAGATCAAGCTAGAGCAAACGACGCCGATAGCGATGGACAAGCAAGATCCAGACTATGTCCCAGAGAGGAGGCCTGCCGGGAGGCCGAAGAAGGCCAAGTAA
- the LOC123164940 gene encoding uncharacterized protein isoform X3 — translation MCLPGDFLYSTDFDDSVRVPSKNNQLNQGSLAIVSEIEPKDAIMQLLMQETYSRSECSTLIKIIQERVVDPDSGGIADGEIALPISWKADNQPTLGYSSFSPNVSLPSTSNFRIHGHGFDNSAAADTVPILTPASRSLFNDKADNIQPAFKRRYSVVRDIPEDLRRVRTKADGNPIHITKFKQVDVVRNRPVFSEEGNKLLSDVPLLGANNLAHSNIVSKVERANEKLDVPSKPPAVPNKDLKNGFPLKLEPLDGLIPFEQKMMDLSHQKHKDAAYDDSGSVSKLMFMGDIEATPSLQLQNGSKNRRRKQSNSPRTTPRATDSPAMGTRRRLGDATVKGEIKLEQTTPIAMDKQDPDYVPERRPAGRPKKAK, via the exons ATGTGCCTACCTGGCGATTTCTTGTATTCCACAGATTTTGATGATTCTGTGCGTGTCCCGTCGAAAAACAATCAGTTAAACCAG GGATCCCTAGCAATTGTCTCAGAAATTGAGCCGAAAGATGCCATAATGCAGTTGCTTATGCAGGAAACCTACTCAAG GTCTGAGTGCAGTACACTAATAAAGATAATTCAAGAGCGGGTTGTGGATCCAGATTCAGGTGGAATTGCTGATGGTGAGATTGCTCTTCCGATCAGTTGGAAGGCTGACAACCAACCAACCCTTGGATATTCTTCATTTAGTCCAAATGTGTCCTTGCCTTCAACATCAAACTTTCGAATCCATGGCCATGGTTTTGATAATAGTGCTGCTGCCGACACAGTTCCAATATTAACTCCTGCCAGTCGTAGCCTTTTCAACGATAAAGCTGACAATATTCAGCCT GCTTTCAAACGAAGGTACTCTGTTGTGCGGGATATCCCCGAGGACCTTCGAAGAGTCAGGACAAAGGCTGATGGAAATCCGATACACATCACAAAATTTAAGCAAGTTGATGTTGTTAGAAATCGTCCAG TTTTTTCAGAAGAAGGCAATAAACTGTTATCAGATGTTCCCCTTCTTGGGGCAAACAACTTAGCACATTCTAACATTGTCTCGAAAGTTGAAAGAGCTAATGAAAAATTGGATGTCCCTAGCAAACCTCCGGCAGTGCCAAATAAG GATCTGAAGAACGGGTTTCCTTTGAAGTTGGAGCCTTTAGATGGTCTTATTCCCTTTGAGCAGAAGATGATGGACTTGTCACACCAAAAGCATAAGG ATGCTGCATATGATGACTCGGGTTCTGTTTCAAAATTAATGTTCATGGGGGATATTGAGGCCACACCTAG CTTGCAGCTACAAAACGGCTCCAAGAACCGCAGGAGAAAGCAATCCAACTCTCCGAGGACAACCCCGAGGGCCACAGATTCGCCCGCCATGGGCACACGCCGCAGACTCGGCGACGCCACGGTCAAGGGAGAGATCAAGCTAGAGCAAACGACGCCGATAGCGATGGACAAGCAAGATCCAGACTATGTCCCAGAGAGGAGGCCTGCCGGGAGGCCGAAGAAGGCCAAGTAA